A single window of Candidatus Methanomethylicota archaeon DNA harbors:
- a CDS encoding type IV pilin yields MKNKKAISPIIATLLLIVITVAAAVVTYTFVMGFVGTGTATTGAAQGQLSYDSFSVNGTTNSSITIYLRNTGGKAVVLNAVYVDGELYNYNYSTNATVNNETNVWVWLGSGSKNWTFFTGSPGTNTTSLEVGEVGRLYIASNKPAAQSQLVKIVCADGTTLSLSVRK; encoded by the coding sequence ATGAAAAATAAAAAAGCAATTTCTCCAATAATTGCTACATTATTACTTATTGTTATTACAGTAGCAGCTGCAGTAGTAACATATACTTTTGTAATGGGATTTGTTGGAACAGGAACAGCAACTACAGGAGCAGCTCAAGGTCAATTAAGTTATGATTCATTTAGTGTAAATGGTACTACTAATAGTAGTATTACTATATATCTCAGAAATACTGGTGGAAAAGCAGTTGTATTAAATGCAGTATATGTTGATGGAGAGTTATATAATTATAATTATAGTACTAATGCTACGGTGAATAACGAAACTAATGTCTGGGTATGGCTTGGAAGTGGAAGTAAAAACTGGACATTCTTTACAGGTAGTCCAGGTACTAACACAACATCTCTCGAAGTTGGAGAAGTTGGAAGATTATACATTGCATCAAATAAACCTGCAGCTCAATCTCAATTAGTTAAAATAGTCTGTGCTGATGGAACAACACTTTCATTATCAGTAAGAAAATAA
- a CDS encoding dolichol kinase has translation MALGFYYENLIHVNILYESIIGILLFLYVLIIVFGTKFTYKIFRNHGLTHNVAVYYNRKIIHIFAGGIITFLLPIFFTAVTIPLILVIIIAIIVYIPHKRKKLFNWFQIEENMYEVNFTIAWGLAIGISWIFFNDLVYGIIPTAFMSFGDSATGIVRNILFKKRTKHWIGNLAMLITCLPIGIYYAGFAGFIAAIISSIIERFEIGFIDDNILITLSAIFVLIALRGI, from the coding sequence ATGGCTCTTGGATTTTATTATGAAAATTTAATTCATGTAAATATTCTATATGAATCAATTATTGGAATCTTATTATTTCTATATGTATTAATTATAGTCTTTGGAACAAAATTTACTTATAAAATTTTTAGAAATCATGGATTAACTCATAATGTTGCTGTATATTATAATAGAAAGATAATTCATATTTTTGCAGGAGGAATTATTACATTTTTACTTCCAATATTTTTTACAGCAGTTACTATACCATTAATATTAGTAATTATTATAGCAATTATAGTATATATTCCACATAAAAGAAAAAAATTATTTAATTGGTTTCAAATTGAAGAGAATATGTATGAAGTAAATTTTACTATAGCATGGGGATTAGCTATTGGAATATCTTGGATTTTCTTCAATGATTTAGTTTATGGTATAATACCTACTGCATTCATGTCTTTTGGTGATTCTGCTACTGGCATAGTTAGAAATATCTTATTTAAAAAAAGAACAAAACATTGGATAGGAAATTTAGCAATGTTAATAACATGTTTACCAATAGGAATTTATTATGCTGGATTTGCAGGATTTATAGCTGCAATAATATCATCAATTATTGAACGTTTTGAAATTGGATTTATTGATGATAATATTCTAATAACTTTATCAGCTATTTTTGTATTAATAGCTTTGAGGGGAATTTAA